A window from Manis javanica isolate MJ-LG chromosome 10, MJ_LKY, whole genome shotgun sequence encodes these proteins:
- the LOC118969860 gene encoding olfactory receptor 6C2-like produces MKTVMKNRSSITFILLGLTDDPLLQVFLSVFLFLTYIFTVAGNLIIVLLTLLDPHLKTPMYFFLRNFSILEIIFTTVCVPRFLYSLTTGDRRVTYNACFIQLFFIILIGAAEFFLLTAMSYDRYVAICKPLHYTTIMSDRVCTILVLLCWQIGLVVILPPLSLGVQLDFCNSYLIDHFACDASPLLKIICSDTQFIEQLALVMAVLTLIFTLVCVAVSYTYIIKTILRLPSAQQRKKAFSTCSSHMIVVSITYGSCIFIYIKPAKEGVAMNKVVSLLNTSVIPLMNPFIYTLRNKQVKQAFTDSIKKMVFLSKN; encoded by the coding sequence ATGAAGACAGTGATGAAAAATCGTTCTTCAATAACATTCATCCTACTAGGACTAACAGATGACCCACTACTACAGGTTTTCCTTTCAGTATTTCTGTTTCTCACCTATATTTTCACTGTTGCTGGAAATCTCATCATTGTGCTCCTCACTCTGCTGGACCCTCACCTTAAAacacccatgtactttttccttcgGAATTTCTCCATcttagaaataatatttacaaCTGTCTGTGTTCCTCGATTCCTGTATAGCCTGACAACTGGGGACAGAAGGGTTACCTATAATGCTTGCTTCATCCAATTATTTTTTATCATCCTCATTGGGGCAGCAGAATTTTTCCTCCTAActgccatgtcctatgaccgctacgtggccatctgcaagcccctGCACTACACCACCATCATGAGTGACAGGGTTTGCACCATTCTTGTCCTTTTGTGTTGGCAGATTGGGTTAGTTGTCATACTCCCCCCACTTAGCCTAGGAGTTCAGCTGGATTTCTGTAACTCCTATCTCATTGACCATTTTGCCTGTGATGCATCTCCTCTTCTGAAGATTATATGCTCAGACACTCAATTTATagagcagcttgccctcgtcatGGCTGTGCTGACCCTCATTTTTACATTAGTCTGTGTAGCTGTGTCCTACACATACATCATCAAGACTATTTTAAGACTCCCTTCAgctcagcaaagaaaaaaagctttctcCACCTGTTCCTCCCACATGATTGTAGTTTCCATCACCTATGGAAGTTGCATCTTCATCTACATCAAACCAGCAAAGGAGGGCGTGGCCATGAATAAGGTGGTGTCATTGCTCAACACGTCAGTCATCCCTCTGATGAACCCTTTCATTTATACTCTGCGAAACAAGCAAGTGAAGCAAGCCTTCACGGACTCAATAAAAAAGATGGTATTTCTTTCAAAGAATTAG